DNA sequence from the Orcinus orca chromosome 2, mOrcOrc1.1, whole genome shotgun sequence genome:
GGGTTTTCTGTGTTACAGTCCTGGTCTCTGCCGGTTTGTAGGCAGTAGCTTAATATTCCTGCACAGTTCAGCAGTGTTCAGATCCTTCCTTCAGCTGCAGTAGAGCAGCTCTAAACTCGGGCTGCCAGAGTCATTTGAGGAGGTTTTGAAATATCTGGGCCCGGGCTCCTGGCGGCACTGATGAGATCCCCTGTCTGGGGGTGGGCCCTGGGCGGTGGTATGGTTTAAAGGCTCACAGGGAAACCCTGCCGGGCGGTGGGCCACAGCCTGGAGCTGGCCGGCCGCAGGTGCCAGCATCCGTTACCTGGCAGAGGGCTCTTCTCCGGAGCAGAGCCCCTCAGTCTCAGAAGGTGGCCCGAGCGTGTTTCCACGTCCCCTGAAGACAAGATGCCCAGAGAGCTTGGTAACAATAGACACCGGACCCTAACCCGGAGCTACTGAATCTGAACTTTCAGGGGCAGGGACATTGATAATGTGTATATTTAATGAGCCCAGTGGGTGGTTGCTACCTTCGGGGAGGTGTGGGAACTCCGCTAGAGCCTCCGTCTCATCCAGACGCTGGGAAGAGCTGGGGGCCACGGAGAGACGCGGTGCCTGGCTGCCCGCCTGCCTCGGAGACTCTAACGGGCTGGAGCTGGGGTACTGCCTACGGGCATGGGGAGGCGGGGTCCCCCGACTGCCGTGCGCTCATGGTTGACGCCCGCCCTCAGTGATGGTGCTGGGCGGGGGTGCTGGGACCCACAGCACAGGCAGCACCCAGGGACCTGGCAGGAGTGCCTTTGATGGAGCCCCACCCAGGCCTGCTAAGTCAGCCTCTGGACTGGGACCCAGGGTCCTCACCTGAGCGGCCCCCTCGTGATTCCAGCCCACACTCGACGCGGGTTCCCAGACCCGCCCCCGGAGAGCAAGCAGCCGTCCCGCCTGAGCTGGGGATGGAGTCCAGGGCCCAGGGCCACACTCTGGAAGCCCGGTCCCCTCGGGCATTTCAGAGCCCTGAGCTTGGCCTCACCCACGTGCATGCGAAGTCCTGAAGTTCTTGAGCGCAGCCTGTCGCTAGGCGCGCAATGGCAGAACAGCTGGCTGCCTTCCAGCCCTTATTCGTGGGCCGTGGCTTCTTCCAAGTCGACGAGTGCTGGGGTTGggagtgtgtttttgttttatagtccattgcttttttttttttttttaattttatttatttttggctgcattgggccttcactgctgcatgcaggctttctccagttgtggtgagcgggggctactctttgttgcggtgcatgggcttcttactgcggtggcttctcgtgttgcagagcacgggctctaggcgcataggcttcagtagttgtggcacacgggctcagtagttgcggctcgcaggctctagagtgcaggctcagtagttgtggtgcaccggctcagtagttgtagcatgcaggctcagtagttgtggcatgtgggctgtagggcacaggctcagtagttgtggtgcaccggctcagtagttgtagcacgcgggctcagtagttgtggtgcatgggctctagagcccaggctcagtagttgtggtgcacgggctcagtagttgtagcacgtgggctcagtagttgtggtgcatgggctctagagcacaggctcagtagttgtggtgcaccggctcagtagttttagtacacgggctcagtagttgtggcatgtgggctctagggcacaggctcagtagttgtgggtgcgggctctagagaccaggctcagtagttgtgttacatgggctcagtagttgtggcatgcgggctcagtatttgtggctcttgggctctagagcacaggctcagttgttgtggcgcacgggctcagtagttgtggctcacaggctctagagcgcaggctcagtagttgtggtgcactggctcagttgttgtagcacacgggctcagtagttgtggcatgtgggctctagggcacaggcttagtagttgtggtgcacgggctcagtagttgtggtgcatgggctctagagcacaggctcagtagttgtggtgcacgggctccataGTTGTAGCACgcacactcagtagttgtggcgcatgagctctagagcacaggctcagtagttgtggtgcacaggctcagtagttgtagcacacgggctcagtagttgtggcgtgtgggctctagggcacaggctcagtagttgtggtgcacgggctcagcagttgtagaacgtgggctcagcagttgtggcatgtgggctctagggcacaggctcagtagttgtggtacatgggctcagtagttgtggcacgtgggctcagcagttgtggcatgtgggctctagaacacacgctcagtagttgtggcacgggctcagtagttgtggctcatgggctctagagcacaggctcagtagttgtggcgcacaagcttagttgctccgcggcatgtgcgatcttcccggaccaggactcacaCACgcgtcccccgcactggcaggcggactccttacccctgcgccgccagggaaggccCAGGGTGTGGTTTTCAGCAGTCACAGCCCAGGCAGGCTCCCCGTGCACGTCCTCCCTGGCGTAACCGCGTGCCTCTCTGTCTCGCAGGCTCCGCCAGCAGCCCCCGGCCAGCCGCAGCCATACCTACCGGAGGAGGGAGCAAGAAGCCCGCGAGGAGCCGGCCCGGGCCCCCAGCCCGCCCGCGCAAGCCACCCAGGGGCCCCGGGAGGCTGGCGGAAGGAGCGAGGACGTGATGAGGAAGGCACTTTGCGAGGAAGGGCTGGGACTGGCGGGTCCCGCCAGATGGCAGAGCGTCCGCGTCGGAGGCCAGGCCCAGCCACGGAACCCAGGGGGGCAGATGCCGGCTGGCGTCGGGGAGAAGCTGTTCCAAGACCTGTACCCGTGTGTGCTCGGAGGCCACGGCTTGACCTCCGAGAAATCCCATTCGCTGCCGAGGGTTCTTTCCCCCGAGAGCCTGAGCTGCGTGGAGATTCCCATCCCTTTGAGCGACGGGCACTTTCCAGGTGTCCCTCAAGTGGCATTCCAGCCTTCATTCGGTACTCGCGATTCGGAAGCCACCAGGAACCCCGAGAAGGGCGGCTCCTCGGCCCCCTTACCCCGGCCTCGGTTTGGGAGACCCCTCAAGCCTCCATCTTACGgctcccaccaacactgcagggCCGGCGCGGAAAACGGCAGCTACGCGGACAGCCGGCAGCCGGACTCGGCTGCCGCCCCCTCGGCCAAGGCGAACGACGCCGCCAGGCAGGAGCCGTGCGCGCCTGACCCCGGCCTGGAGCCCCCGGTGTACGTGCCTCCGCCCTCCTACCGGTCGCCGCTGCAGGCCGCCGCACCCGCCTGCCCGGGGGAGGCCCGAGGGCGGAGGCCCGAGGGCGGAGGCCGCCACGCGCAGCAGCACCCGGTGGAGAAGGCTGCAGCCGGCGGCCAGCCCCCTTCGAGCCCCCGGGGAGCCGGGGAGGAGCTGGGGCCCAGCCCGTGCTCTCCTGTCGGGGTCCTCCCGCAGCCCCGCCCCGCCACGGCTTGTGACGGCTCTGTCCTGTACATCCCCTTCGACGACCCACGGATACGACACATTAGACTCGCCCGACCCCACGGGTTCTGGGAAGACGTGAAGCTGGACGGCCCTGTCCCTGCCACGGAGCCGGCGCCTGGAAGCCTGCATCGGGAGGCTGTCGTTCGGGGCCCCTCGGGGAACGAGAGCTGGCTGTGGGACCGGCTCCCCGGGGGTGGAGAAGATGGTGGCTTTGCTGAGCACAGAGACGCTTGCGTCGTCACTCGGAGTCAGCGGCTGGACGTGCACGCAGAAAGCCTCGTCTCCTCCCCGAGCCCCCAGGGCGAGAGTACCTGTGAGATACAAACCCAGCTCAGAAAGTTCGAAGCTGGGCTGCAGACCAagaaaagttcaaagaaaaaaatgagcgaGACGATATTTTGTTTGGTTTCCATCCCAGTTAAGTCAGAATCACATCTGCCAGCTACAGATACGAACAACAATGACTTAAAACAGAAAGTGGATGAAAGGCCTGGGCCCGAGAAGAGCGCGGCTCTGCAGGAGCAGAGTCTGCTGAGTTTGTCCTCCACCGACCTGGAGCTGCAGGCGCTCATGGGCGGCATGACCGGGAGGACGGAGCTCCAGAAATCAGACCCGGGGAGCCCCGGAGGAGACCAGCCAACAGACGACCCCAGGTTCCCACACCCTGTGAAACACCGAGCGCTCGCGTGTCCTGGCTTGTGGCCCGGGCAGCAGTACAGAGACCAGCAAACGCAGACCAGCTTCACCCAGGAATCCCAAAGCCCGCGGCCCCTCCCTGGGGAGATGTGGGGAGGGTCCCCCGACACCGCGCTGCCTCCAAGATGTTTGGACGCCTTCGAGGTTCAGATGCACGTGGCGTTGGCGTCCAGTGACCAGAACCAGAGGCCCGGGGCTCCTTCCCCGAAAGGCCAAGGGGGGCCCCTGAGCCCGTGCGGCGGCGGCACCATCTCAGGGTCTTCCTCGCCCAGGAGCCAGGCCCCCACACCAAGGGCTGGCCCGGGTGAGCCACGCGTGGACGGCCGTGTCCACGGAGGCAGCCCGGTGCCCAGGGCCGAAGTCGTCAAGGGGGCGACCACAGGCCCCTGCAACAGCAGACAGCCGTTTGGGCAGTTCCTCCTGAAGCCCGTCAGCCGCCGCCCCTGGGACCTGATCAGCCAGTTGGAAAGTTTCAACAAGGAGCttcaggaggaggaagggggccgGGACGGCGGCAGCGGCCGCGAGGACAGTGAGACAGAGCCGCCCTGGGGAGGCCGCAGCCAGCCCGTGTCCACACGCGCAGGCCTCCCGGAGGGCCGGGCACCCGAGGACCCGGGGCCCAGGCCGGGGAGCGTCAAGAGCAAGCCCGAGAGCTGGGCCGAGGAGGCGAGGCCTTGGGCCCCCGGGCCCCGGCAGGCAGACGGCAGCGGGCGCGCCGCAGGGCCGTCGCCCCCCGGGAGCCGGATGGCGGAGGGGCGGGACCGGGAGGTCGAGGCCGGGGCGCCCGAGCCGGCCGTCAGCCCGAGGCCTGTGAGACGAGCCGCGTCTTCCGGGCCGAGCGATGCCGCAGCAGGGCCGCCCGATGCAGCGGAACCGAGGGCGCCCCCGCCGAGTCGGGAGCCCAGTGCTGCGGAGCTGAGCGCAGCCAGCGCGCCCAAGGCgggcggtggggggcgggggcccaCGGGGGCCCCCCTGTCCGTGGCTGGCAAAGCCCGAGGCCTGTCGGCGCCAGACTTGAGGTCTGTGGGGCTAACGCCGGGGCAGGAGCAGAGCGCCGGCCAGTTAGCGGGGTCTCCGGGGGAAGTCAGTGCACTAGAAATCCCCCCAAACGAGTCCCTGCAAGCCAGGGCCGCCAGGATCCTGGGCATTGAGGTGGCCGTGGAGTCCCTGCTGCCAGGCGCCCGGAGGACGGGGCGGAGTCAAGACCCCGAGCCTGAGGGAGGCGCCCGCGGGCTTGAGGCCCGCAGGCGGGACGCAGCGGCCGGCCCAGCCCGGCGGTGTGACCCCGCCGCGTCCGCCGACGCCTTCTACAGCAGGAGGAGGTGTGGCTGGACCCAAAGCCCTCTGTTTGTGGGAGAAGTGGGCAGCGCCCGGCAGGCTCCCCAGCCCTCCGAGCCCGCCGGCGTGGACGGGGCCGTCCCCAGCAAGGCCCCCGAGCCTCAGCCCAGCCCCCAGGAGTGCCGGCCCTTCCATCCCAAGGACGTGGGGACAAAGCCACCCTTCAGGTCCACCTTGTTCCATTTTATAGAAAGGACCCCAAATTTGACAGCCTCCGAAAAGAGGCTCCGAAGCACGTCCAAAGTGATTGAAAGTTTACAGGAGAAACTGGCGTCCCCCCCGCGGAGGGCAGACCCCGACCGCCTGATGAGGATGAAGGAGGTGAGCTCTGTGTCTCGGTTGAGGCTCCTGACCTCGCGGGGCGCGGACTCTGCGGAGGAGGCCGAGGACCTGAAGGCCGAGAGGGGTCCCGGGGCTCTGAGCGCCAGGCACAAGCTCTCTGACCCCAAGGGTGCCCCCCCGCTGGAAGAAGACGGGCATCCGACAGCACAAAGGGAGGAGAACGGCGCTCAGGACTTCTGGTGCCCAGGTGAGGATCGGGGCAGGCGGGCGGGCGCGTTGTGTTCAGTCGACGTCCCGAGAGCATCGGAACACAAGGTTGGTGGATGCTGAAACCTGCAGGTGCAGAAAAGGTGCAGTTGACCCTGTGAATTATGGGCCAAAAGAGTCTTCATTTTACCAAGAATCATCCAGAAGCTTTCCTTAAAAAGCAAGATCTTATAGTGTATTTTAAATGAGCCAGTCTTGATAGAAATTATCTATGTAAGCAACTAGGTAGAATTCCAGACATAAACAACCATGGGGGCCCCCAACTGAGAAGAGGTACATCAGTAAAGTATTCCAGCTTTAGTGCAGGAACCTTGATCAGTCTCGTAGGAGACCATGGACTCTGTATTCTCTTCCCAGATAATAGCCATTCACCCAGATAACCCTCGTTGCTCTATTAACCTAATGGGAAAAGACGTACCAGTCGATTCGATAAACTCCATGCCCCGTGATTCTTGCAGAATCCTTTGTCCCCATTTTTATCTGTCTTCACCACCACACCATTCCTGAGACTTGAGAGGTCTAGACAGAATTAGCAGTTTGCTTTTCTCAGTACCCACCTACCCCTGGAAGTTCACCCGCCAGCCCTCTTTCTTCCAGCCCCTGCACTCTGATGGCTAAGACCCAGGGGAGCTGGCTCTGGCCGCAGCATCCTGCAGGCCCATGAGCCCTGCATCCTCTCACCTTCACGTGTCTCCTGAGCCTTCTTCAGCATGTAGAACCACAAGGCAGGTTCCCACGACAGTGGCAGCGATGCCCCCAAACCCCTGTTCCTCCTCGGCTCTGACACGAACAGGCGACAGAGCCCTTGGCATCTCTGTTTCAGGCGCCGCGGATTATCGATTATATACCCTAGCCATGATTAGAGGAAATTCAAAGTCCACATCATAAACTACCGACTAGAAGGGACCCTTCTGCTGGAAGGGTGAAGTGCGCCCCTTACTCAGTGTTCCGGCGCTGTCCCCGGACCCCAACCCCAGCCCAGCCTCGTCAGCCAGGCCCTCCCATCTGACTAGCTGCGCCGACCTGGTGATCCCCAACCCTCGCTGCTCTGTTTCCTGTTTTGAAATCCAAGGGTTTAAAAGCAGACGGAGAAGATCACTGGTTT
Encoded proteins:
- the JCAD gene encoding junctional cadherin 5-associated protein isoform X1; translated protein: MLGRGGSERGGSHWSPAGRSGGGGGGGGGGAGQHEGAARVGPATTTAPAAGLGRGPSAMYSVEDLLISHGYKLSRELPAPRKDDGEGRQAVKTRAPAGPGLLNGCDDGPAASPRGQASLGTGRLSEPDSRGRGPRGLGEPPSAAAAVRISEAGLRQQPPASRSHTYRRREQEAREEPARAPSPPAQATQGPREAGGRSEDVMRKALCEEGLGLAGPARWQSVRVGGQAQPRNPGGQMPAGVGEKLFQDLYPCVLGGHGLTSEKSHSLPRVLSPESLSCVEIPIPLSDGHFPGVPQVAFQPSFGTRDSEATRNPEKGGSSAPLPRPRFGRPLKPPSYGSHQHCRAGAENGSYADSRQPDSAAAPSAKANDAARQEPCAPDPGLEPPVYVPPPSYRSPLQAAAPACPGEARGRRPEGGGRHAQQHPVEKAAAGGQPPSSPRGAGEELGPSPCSPVGVLPQPRPATACDGSVLYIPFDDPRIRHIRLARPHGFWEDVKLDGPVPATEPAPGSLHREAVVRGPSGNESWLWDRLPGGGEDGGFAEHRDACVVTRSQRLDVHAESLVSSPSPQGESTCEIQTQLRKFEAGLQTKKSSKKKMSETIFCLVSIPVKSESHLPATDTNNNDLKQKVDERPGPEKSAALQEQSLLSLSSTDLELQALMGGMTGRTELQKSDPGSPGGDQPTDDPRFPHPVKHRALACPGLWPGQQYRDQQTQTSFTQESQSPRPLPGEMWGGSPDTALPPRCLDAFEVQMHVALASSDQNQRPGAPSPKGQGGPLSPCGGGTISGSSSPRSQAPTPRAGPGEPRVDGRVHGGSPVPRAEVVKGATTGPCNSRQPFGQFLLKPVSRRPWDLISQLESFNKELQEEEGGRDGGSGREDSETEPPWGGRSQPVSTRAGLPEGRAPEDPGPRPGSVKSKPESWAEEARPWAPGPRQADGSGRAAGPSPPGSRMAEGRDREVEAGAPEPAVSPRPVRRAASSGPSDAAAGPPDAAEPRAPPPSREPSAAELSAASAPKAGGGGRGPTGAPLSVAGKARGLSAPDLRSVGLTPGQEQSAGQLAGSPGEVSALEIPPNESLQARAARILGIEVAVESLLPGARRTGRSQDPEPEGGARGLEARRRDAAAGPARRCDPAASADAFYSRRRCGWTQSPLFVGEVGSARQAPQPSEPAGVDGAVPSKAPEPQPSPQECRPFHPKDVGTKPPFRSTLFHFIERTPNLTASEKRLRSTSKVIESLQEKLASPPRRADPDRLMRMKEVSSVSRLRLLTSRGADSAEEAEDLKAERGPGALSARHKLSDPKGAPPLEEDGHPTAQREENGAQDFWCPDSYDPSRVERV
- the JCAD gene encoding junctional cadherin 5-associated protein isoform X2; its protein translation is MYSVEDLLISHGYKLSRELPAPRKDDGEGRQAVKTRAPAGPGLLNGCDDGPAASPRGQASLGTGRLSEPDSRGRGPRGLGEPPSAAAAVRISEAGLRQQPPASRSHTYRRREQEAREEPARAPSPPAQATQGPREAGGRSEDVMRKALCEEGLGLAGPARWQSVRVGGQAQPRNPGGQMPAGVGEKLFQDLYPCVLGGHGLTSEKSHSLPRVLSPESLSCVEIPIPLSDGHFPGVPQVAFQPSFGTRDSEATRNPEKGGSSAPLPRPRFGRPLKPPSYGSHQHCRAGAENGSYADSRQPDSAAAPSAKANDAARQEPCAPDPGLEPPVYVPPPSYRSPLQAAAPACPGEARGRRPEGGGRHAQQHPVEKAAAGGQPPSSPRGAGEELGPSPCSPVGVLPQPRPATACDGSVLYIPFDDPRIRHIRLARPHGFWEDVKLDGPVPATEPAPGSLHREAVVRGPSGNESWLWDRLPGGGEDGGFAEHRDACVVTRSQRLDVHAESLVSSPSPQGESTCEIQTQLRKFEAGLQTKKSSKKKMSETIFCLVSIPVKSESHLPATDTNNNDLKQKVDERPGPEKSAALQEQSLLSLSSTDLELQALMGGMTGRTELQKSDPGSPGGDQPTDDPRFPHPVKHRALACPGLWPGQQYRDQQTQTSFTQESQSPRPLPGEMWGGSPDTALPPRCLDAFEVQMHVALASSDQNQRPGAPSPKGQGGPLSPCGGGTISGSSSPRSQAPTPRAGPGEPRVDGRVHGGSPVPRAEVVKGATTGPCNSRQPFGQFLLKPVSRRPWDLISQLESFNKELQEEEGGRDGGSGREDSETEPPWGGRSQPVSTRAGLPEGRAPEDPGPRPGSVKSKPESWAEEARPWAPGPRQADGSGRAAGPSPPGSRMAEGRDREVEAGAPEPAVSPRPVRRAASSGPSDAAAGPPDAAEPRAPPPSREPSAAELSAASAPKAGGGGRGPTGAPLSVAGKARGLSAPDLRSVGLTPGQEQSAGQLAGSPGEVSALEIPPNESLQARAARILGIEVAVESLLPGARRTGRSQDPEPEGGARGLEARRRDAAAGPARRCDPAASADAFYSRRRCGWTQSPLFVGEVGSARQAPQPSEPAGVDGAVPSKAPEPQPSPQECRPFHPKDVGTKPPFRSTLFHFIERTPNLTASEKRLRSTSKVIESLQEKLASPPRRADPDRLMRMKEVSSVSRLRLLTSRGADSAEEAEDLKAERGPGALSARHKLSDPKGAPPLEEDGHPTAQREENGAQDFWCPDSYDPSRVERV